A portion of the Phycisphaerales bacterium genome contains these proteins:
- a CDS encoding DUF1800 domain-containing protein, producing the protein MPGQNQGTQQDTRAETLAERQRRERVDLRRVWEPIEASEFGFDQARHLLWRAGFGGTPGQISAIASMGPERAVDYLLETPDAPDAAVEADLFDRNIMRPYTEEERRIAAQARRARDEDALANLRAMRQQAQVWDRRQMREIQRWWLTRMIETPRPLEEKMTLFWHGHFPTSYRTIEDSYHMFLQNQRFRKHALGNYGQLMHEIIRDPAMLAYLDNNDSRKGRPNENLARELMELFSMGVGNYSESDIKEGARALTGYTFVDDEFVLNRENHDDGRKRIFGRTGEYDGDGFVTAILAQRATSVYMTRKLYEFFVGGLPEEPREYSPAQGAVLDEMQSTFVQKRYEVKPLLRELLISRHFYSEAVRGQRIKSPAELVVGGVRELRTPVRDLSALLDAMELMGQSLFFPPSVAGWAGGRAWINTSTMFVRQNTMAFLLTGRKPNGPDALADMQPYEPEAIMAELREALGAGDDEHTVRSVLRYTLGRTPSHAISSLKDVLERRGGARDGEALRDMLLLVAAMPEYQLC; encoded by the coding sequence ATGCCCGGCCAGAACCAGGGAACCCAGCAGGACACGCGGGCCGAGACGCTCGCCGAGCGGCAGCGGCGTGAGCGTGTGGACCTTCGCCGTGTGTGGGAGCCGATTGAAGCTTCGGAGTTCGGCTTCGACCAGGCGAGGCATCTCTTGTGGCGCGCGGGATTCGGAGGGACGCCCGGACAGATCTCGGCCATTGCAAGCATGGGTCCCGAGCGCGCGGTGGACTATCTTCTGGAAACGCCCGACGCGCCCGATGCGGCGGTCGAGGCCGACCTGTTCGACCGCAACATCATGCGACCGTACACCGAGGAAGAGCGGCGCATCGCCGCCCAGGCCCGCCGCGCCCGCGACGAGGATGCATTGGCCAACCTTCGCGCGATGCGTCAGCAGGCCCAGGTGTGGGATCGCCGGCAGATGCGCGAGATCCAGCGGTGGTGGCTGACGCGGATGATCGAAACACCGCGGCCGCTGGAAGAGAAGATGACGCTGTTCTGGCATGGGCACTTCCCCACGAGCTACCGCACGATCGAAGACAGCTACCACATGTTCCTGCAGAACCAGCGCTTCCGCAAGCATGCGCTGGGTAACTACGGCCAGTTGATGCACGAGATCATCCGCGATCCGGCCATGCTGGCGTACCTGGACAATAACGACAGCCGCAAGGGCCGGCCCAACGAGAACCTGGCCCGCGAGCTCATGGAGTTGTTCTCCATGGGCGTGGGCAACTACTCCGAAAGCGACATCAAGGAAGGCGCCCGGGCGCTGACGGGCTACACGTTCGTCGACGATGAATTCGTGCTGAACCGCGAGAACCACGACGATGGCCGCAAGCGCATCTTCGGCCGCACGGGCGAGTACGACGGCGACGGGTTCGTCACGGCTATTCTCGCTCAGCGGGCGACGAGCGTGTACATGACCCGCAAGCTGTACGAGTTCTTCGTCGGTGGCCTGCCCGAAGAACCTCGCGAGTACTCGCCTGCGCAGGGCGCGGTACTCGACGAGATGCAATCCACGTTCGTGCAAAAGAGGTACGAAGTAAAGCCGCTGCTCCGAGAGCTCTTGATCAGCCGCCACTTCTACAGCGAAGCGGTGCGCGGACAGCGGATCAAGAGCCCGGCTGAGTTGGTCGTTGGCGGCGTGCGCGAGCTTCGGACGCCGGTGCGGGATCTTTCGGCCCTGCTGGACGCGATGGAGTTGATGGGGCAGAGCCTGTTCTTCCCGCCTTCGGTTGCGGGCTGGGCGGGCGGTCGTGCGTGGATCAACACCTCCACCATGTTCGTTCGGCAGAACACCATGGCGTTCCTATTGACCGGCCGTAAGCCCAACGGCCCCGACGCCCTGGCCGACATGCAGCCCTACGAGCCCGAGGCGATCATGGCCGAGCTTCGCGAGGCTTTGGGCGCGGGCGACGACGAGCACACGGTTCGGAGCGTGCTTCGGTACACGCTCGGCCGGACGCCTTCCCATGCGATCTCGTCGCTGAAGGACGTGCTCGAGCGTCGCGGCGGCGCTCGCGATGGTGAGGCACTGCGTGATATGCTGCTGCTGGTGGCGGCGATGCCCGAATACCAGCTCTGCTAG